One Streptomyces sp. NBC_00102 DNA segment encodes these proteins:
- a CDS encoding DHA2 family efflux MFS transporter permease subunit translates to MSLDQRTEPPAPAADPTPVADPAPAAEPSPAADARPAEPARGAEETAGAEPARGAEETAGAEAAPAADGGPAAGRDPAAAAATRTALFTIAVAVGGAFVAQLDTTIVNVSLADTSARFGAITQVQWVVTAYLLALVALMPAAGWLASRFGTRRTFVASVAVFGIGSAACAFSTTLPELIAARALSGAAAGVLVPVATILLTSGMPRERLGQVQALNGSVMLISPLLGPTVGGLLVNAWDWWAVYAVNIPLCSVLLVVALRRVRKDAPPARGEGRRPLDVLGLLTAAACTVGVVLAVHAFSQTGLSARPASLVPLVVAVVSGAVFVRHQLRTEAPLLNLRLFTHRVYRTAAINIFCLGFVLFSPMMLIPLYFESARGESAVTTGLLMSAGGTGVVVAGLACRPIMKKIGGGTTVVIGIVLTMLATVPLTALSSSTSYVLLCAAIAVRGLGTGLTIVPAMTRAFESVEPRSIPDASTQLNLVQRIGGTFALAVVTVVLDRAARSHHGLVPAAFADSFGLLLAVYALTLAPAVALLIADRREKAARAAAAQ, encoded by the coding sequence ATGTCCCTGGACCAGAGAACCGAGCCCCCGGCGCCGGCGGCGGACCCGACCCCCGTGGCGGACCCCGCACCCGCGGCGGAACCTTCCCCGGCGGCGGACGCGCGTCCGGCGGAGCCGGCCCGCGGTGCCGAGGAAACCGCCGGGGCCGAGCCGGCCCGCGGTGCCGAGGAAACCGCCGGGGCCGAGGCGGCTCCCGCCGCGGACGGAGGTCCGGCGGCGGGCCGTGACCCGGCGGCAGCGGCTGCCACCCGCACCGCGCTCTTCACCATCGCCGTGGCCGTGGGCGGAGCCTTCGTCGCCCAGCTCGACACCACCATCGTCAACGTCTCGCTGGCCGACACCTCCGCCCGGTTCGGTGCCATCACCCAGGTCCAATGGGTCGTCACGGCCTACCTGCTGGCCCTGGTCGCCCTGATGCCGGCCGCGGGCTGGCTGGCCTCCCGCTTCGGCACCCGCCGCACCTTCGTCGCCTCCGTCGCCGTGTTCGGGATCGGCTCGGCGGCCTGCGCCTTCAGCACGACACTTCCCGAACTGATCGCCGCGCGCGCCCTGTCCGGTGCCGCCGCGGGTGTGCTCGTACCGGTCGCCACCATCCTGCTCACCAGCGGAATGCCGCGCGAACGCCTCGGCCAGGTCCAGGCGCTGAACGGCAGCGTCATGCTGATCAGCCCGCTGCTCGGCCCCACCGTCGGCGGCCTCCTGGTCAACGCCTGGGACTGGTGGGCGGTCTACGCCGTCAACATCCCGCTGTGCTCGGTGCTGTTGGTGGTGGCACTGCGCCGTGTCCGCAAGGACGCGCCGCCCGCCCGGGGCGAGGGCCGCCGCCCGCTCGACGTGCTGGGCCTGCTGACCGCCGCCGCCTGCACGGTCGGTGTCGTCCTCGCCGTGCACGCCTTCTCGCAGACGGGCCTGTCCGCCCGCCCCGCCTCCCTGGTCCCCCTGGTGGTGGCCGTGGTCAGCGGTGCCGTCTTCGTACGCCACCAACTGCGCACCGAGGCACCGCTGCTGAACCTGCGGCTGTTCACGCACCGCGTCTACCGCACGGCCGCGATCAACATCTTCTGCCTCGGCTTCGTCCTCTTCTCCCCGATGATGCTGATCCCGCTGTACTTCGAGTCGGCGCGCGGCGAGAGCGCCGTCACCACGGGTCTGCTGATGTCGGCGGGCGGTACCGGAGTCGTCGTCGCGGGTCTCGCCTGCCGCCCGATCATGAAGAAGATCGGCGGCGGCACCACCGTGGTGATCGGGATCGTCCTCACCATGCTGGCCACCGTTCCGCTGACGGCCCTGTCGTCCAGCACGTCGTACGTACTGCTGTGCGCCGCGATCGCGGTACGGGGTCTGGGCACGGGCCTGACCATCGTGCCGGCCATGACCCGCGCCTTCGAGTCGGTCGAGCCGCGCTCCATCCCGGACGCCTCCACGCAGCTCAACCTGGTCCAGCGGATCGGCGGCACGTTCGCCCTCGCCGTGGTCACGGTCGTCCTGGACCGGGCCGCGCGGTCCCATCACGGGCTCGTACCGGCCGCGTTCGCCGACTCCTTCGGCCTGCTGCTCGCCGTGTACGCGCTCACCCTCGCCCCGGCCGTCGCCCTGCTGATCGCCGATCGCCGGGAGAAGGCGGCACGGGCCGCCGCGGCTCAGTAG
- a CDS encoding beta-ketoacyl-[acyl-carrier-protein] synthase family protein, whose protein sequence is MTPANIALTGLGLITGAGDDVEKSWSSIAAGTTGIRTNTLFDTSELLTDWAGMVTAEQPADLDRCYALAATAIREALHGSGLDLSAVDRDRVAVVVGSSLGAMPTLEATHRTFVLEGRLDVAQAVASQLPCVGDYIAAEFDLRGPRVVLSNACAASAVALGYAAELLWKGDVDYVVCGGVDPLAELSAYGFSALGALDAEPCSPLSASTGLTLGEGAGFMVLESVERAEARGARVLAELGGYGLSCDGYHQTAPDPSGKGACAAMAQALDTAGLTPADVDYLNLHGTGTPANDASEPKALKLLFGMEIPAASSTKSILGHTLGAAGAVEAVVSTLAVDRGTLPPTINTRGVASPYGLDVIPDTGRDARPEVVVSNSFAFGGNNASVVINRPGRAGSRPPRREAVQEVVVTGVAGLAGSAGGTEAIAAAFAEGRPCFETFEEVPGVGRVPVGRVDIKAASRGTNPSRARRMDPLSLLAASAVNDLYARHGKPSRDVAESTGVVFATGYGPVTSVLRFHEGVVRSGITGANPSLFANTVVNAAAGHVAMLHRFRGYTATIANGGTSSVLALQLAARVIARGAAERIMVVVADEFPEQALATQAALPGYARSAHVVPGGRTGTVLSEGAAAILLESRDAARDRGADVLARVRGFGASGEPAGIGRIARDGEAWGRSLRSALAEADLGPEGIGTVVSAASGHPLVDLAQRAALRHTGLEGRPVFAPKALLGETYGSAGALGLVAALTGAGTPGPVLLSSFAYGGSYAAAVLDPEA, encoded by the coding sequence ATGACACCTGCGAACATCGCCCTGACCGGCCTGGGACTGATCACCGGAGCCGGTGACGACGTGGAGAAGAGCTGGTCGTCGATCGCGGCCGGCACCACCGGCATCCGCACCAACACCCTCTTCGACACCTCCGAGCTGCTCACCGACTGGGCGGGCATGGTCACCGCCGAGCAGCCCGCCGACCTGGACCGCTGCTACGCGCTCGCGGCCACCGCGATCCGCGAGGCCCTGCACGGCAGCGGCCTCGACCTCTCGGCCGTGGACCGCGACCGGGTGGCCGTCGTCGTGGGCTCCAGCCTCGGCGCCATGCCGACGCTGGAGGCCACCCACCGCACCTTCGTCCTGGAGGGCAGGCTGGACGTCGCGCAGGCCGTGGCCTCCCAACTGCCCTGCGTCGGCGACTACATCGCGGCGGAGTTCGATCTGCGCGGCCCGCGCGTGGTCCTCTCCAACGCCTGCGCCGCCAGCGCCGTCGCCCTCGGCTACGCCGCCGAGCTGCTGTGGAAGGGCGACGTCGACTACGTCGTGTGCGGTGGTGTCGACCCGCTGGCGGAGCTGTCCGCCTACGGGTTCAGCGCGCTCGGCGCGCTGGACGCCGAGCCGTGCTCACCGCTCTCCGCCTCCACCGGACTCACCCTCGGCGAGGGCGCCGGATTCATGGTCCTGGAGTCGGTGGAGCGGGCCGAGGCGCGCGGCGCCCGTGTCCTCGCGGAGCTCGGCGGATACGGCCTGTCCTGCGACGGCTACCACCAGACCGCGCCCGACCCCAGCGGCAAGGGCGCCTGCGCCGCCATGGCACAGGCCCTCGACACGGCGGGCCTCACCCCCGCCGACGTGGACTACCTCAACCTGCACGGCACCGGCACCCCCGCCAACGACGCCTCCGAACCCAAGGCGCTGAAGCTCCTGTTCGGCATGGAGATACCGGCGGCCAGCTCCACCAAGTCGATCCTCGGCCACACCCTCGGTGCGGCCGGCGCGGTCGAGGCCGTGGTCAGCACCCTGGCCGTCGACCGGGGCACGCTGCCGCCGACCATCAACACCCGGGGCGTCGCCTCGCCGTACGGCCTGGACGTCATCCCGGACACCGGACGCGACGCGCGACCCGAGGTCGTGGTGTCGAACTCCTTCGCCTTCGGCGGCAACAACGCCTCCGTCGTCATCAACCGGCCCGGCCGTGCCGGCTCCAGGCCGCCACGCCGTGAGGCCGTCCAGGAGGTGGTCGTCACCGGAGTCGCCGGCCTGGCCGGATCGGCCGGCGGTACCGAGGCGATCGCCGCGGCCTTCGCCGAGGGGCGGCCCTGCTTCGAGACCTTCGAGGAGGTTCCCGGCGTCGGCCGGGTGCCCGTCGGCCGGGTCGACATCAAGGCCGCCTCACGCGGTACGAACCCCAGCCGGGCCCGTCGCATGGACCCGCTGAGCCTGCTCGCCGCGTCCGCCGTGAACGACCTGTACGCCCGCCACGGCAAACCGTCGCGGGACGTGGCGGAGTCGACCGGTGTCGTCTTCGCCACCGGGTACGGCCCGGTGACCTCGGTCCTGCGGTTCCACGAGGGCGTGGTGCGCTCGGGCATCACCGGTGCCAACCCGTCCCTCTTCGCCAACACCGTCGTCAACGCCGCCGCCGGCCACGTCGCGATGCTGCACCGCTTCCGCGGCTACACCGCGACCATCGCCAACGGCGGCACCAGCTCCGTGCTCGCGCTCCAGCTCGCCGCCCGGGTCATCGCCCGCGGCGCCGCGGAACGGATCATGGTGGTGGTCGCCGACGAGTTCCCCGAGCAGGCCCTCGCCACCCAGGCGGCGCTGCCCGGCTACGCCCGGTCCGCGCACGTCGTACCCGGCGGGCGTACCGGTACCGTCCTCAGCGAGGGGGCCGCCGCGATCCTGCTGGAGAGCCGGGACGCGGCCCGGGACCGGGGCGCCGACGTCCTGGCGCGGGTCCGCGGCTTCGGCGCCAGTGGCGAACCGGCCGGCATCGGCCGCATCGCCAGGGACGGCGAGGCATGGGGACGCTCCCTGCGCTCCGCGCTCGCCGAAGCGGACCTCGGCCCGGAGGGGATCGGCACGGTCGTCTCCGCCGCGTCCGGCCACCCGCTGGTCGACCTGGCACAGCGGGCGGCCCTGCGCCACACCGGCCTCGAAGGCCGGCCGGTCTTCGCCCCCAAGGCCCTGCTCGGCGAGACCTACGGCAGCGCGGGAGCCCTCGGCCTGGTCGCCGCCCTCACCGGTGCCGGCACCCCCGGCCCGGTACTGCTGTCGAGTTTCGCGTACGGCGGCAGCTACGCGGCGGCCGTCCTCGACCCGGAGGCGTGA
- a CDS encoding aminomethyl transferase family protein — MTATTIAPAVRTATEDYATLRTAVGAYRVTAPLVRLTGDDRLTFLDGFLAKSADYVEPDSVREVLALNADGTPFAILLHFEIGEESWLLPRTAVTADELGSYLGGFDTSAGVTVEISPDGWGATAFEGPVAWSVAAGFVDFDISGLTLHAVTESTLDVPGATAHLARVGTTGEYGYLLLSDAPQAAHDAVLAALAGQGGAEIGEEGLTRVQAEAGMGVYSTGFGELSVGEADLAWMIDWSRIGEFHGSDELTAPTGSEARLTALVAPVGSRFAAGTPVTAAGQEVGTVLHQAPAANPEEELVLALLDNPFWVPGLELTATDEAGDERPVRTATLPRVIARSLTVKIA, encoded by the coding sequence ATGACCGCCACCACCATCGCCCCGGCCGTCCGCACCGCCACCGAGGACTACGCCACCCTGCGCACCGCCGTCGGCGCCTACCGCGTCACCGCCCCGCTGGTCCGGCTGACCGGCGACGACCGGCTGACCTTCCTGGACGGCTTCCTCGCCAAGTCCGCGGACTACGTGGAGCCCGACTCCGTCCGTGAGGTGCTGGCGCTGAACGCCGACGGCACGCCGTTCGCGATCCTGCTGCACTTCGAGATCGGCGAGGAGTCGTGGCTGCTGCCGCGCACCGCCGTCACGGCCGACGAACTCGGCTCCTACCTCGGCGGGTTCGACACCTCCGCCGGCGTCACCGTCGAGATCTCCCCCGACGGCTGGGGCGCCACCGCCTTCGAGGGCCCCGTGGCCTGGTCGGTCGCGGCCGGCTTCGTGGACTTCGACATCTCCGGCCTGACCCTGCACGCCGTCACCGAGTCCACCCTCGACGTTCCCGGCGCCACCGCCCACCTGGCCCGCGTCGGTACCACCGGGGAGTACGGCTACCTGCTGCTGTCCGACGCCCCGCAGGCCGCGCACGACGCGGTGCTCGCGGCCCTCGCCGGCCAGGGCGGCGCCGAGATCGGCGAGGAGGGCCTCACCCGGGTGCAGGCCGAGGCCGGGATGGGCGTGTACAGCACCGGGTTCGGCGAACTGAGCGTCGGCGAGGCCGACCTGGCCTGGATGATCGACTGGAGCCGGATCGGCGAGTTCCACGGCTCCGACGAGCTGACCGCACCGACCGGCTCCGAGGCCCGGCTCACCGCGCTCGTCGCCCCGGTCGGCAGCCGCTTCGCGGCCGGTACGCCGGTCACCGCGGCCGGTCAGGAGGTCGGCACCGTCCTGCACCAGGCGCCGGCCGCCAACCCGGAGGAGGAGCTGGTCCTGGCCCTGCTCGACAACCCCTTCTGGGTGCCGGGACTGGAGCTGACCGCCACGGACGAGGCGGGGGACGAGCGCCCGGTGCGCACCGCGACCCTGCCCCGGGTCATCGCCCGCTCCCTCACCGTCAAGATCGCCTGA
- a CDS encoding GNAT family N-acetyltransferase: MALTIRPYQEGDAHAIAELYNRHRDNPNPVAGGVSGTELAHELAERETATFLVAEDDGRLVGTFGLFHNTGRRSGRAGELIADMFFVHPAHRGGLVTGRLFTEAVEWMMRTGCLVLRLTVNPANTVAFRLYRRVGCVSVGRAVPGEDGNVELHNYIPLVVRGVLADLGERAMAALGSLTSFASVTESRDDELRSDVRVVDGVRTVDYSLALGEFRIDASVDVDRGAVREARLIEADGTERALRITRPPYEVRAPRGVAPYRFTESGLTCEVDGEDGTLSVLVAGHRGPVLVSTWPSCRADRPAGWREGEPRDLTLEPVEGGVRVTERDGDATVTGTFTLDGTGLLQEFTRTGSASGRIFQTVGLRQGVFTDAEGQTHPIGLGQGVRDASEIVAASRTVPEGAELTWQGRDVRVSLPVDGPLRLVHSTLLERRPEPGADGVARMRTVIRPSGADTTRRLETHAAAGGVTVWREGTTKVLRSPYPRTRSYAYNPHWSAGLWVTQENSRHDRASGLGWGVPCGTWEEKHPLGLHAPESGLDWEIAAAGDGLRVDVRASGTDPSGTDRETVVWLTPQTPLKTAVVLDSDGARWELNSGDFRQVWARRASVRLSDGRWLHCAPAAGPHDELVLRASPSGLLVGGVSAARESSWLLSVHDIPLSF, from the coding sequence ATGGCCCTCACGATCCGCCCGTACCAGGAGGGCGACGCGCACGCCATCGCGGAGCTCTACAACCGGCACCGCGACAACCCCAACCCGGTCGCCGGGGGGGTCAGCGGTACGGAACTCGCCCACGAGCTGGCCGAGCGGGAGACGGCGACGTTCCTGGTGGCCGAGGACGACGGCCGGCTCGTGGGAACGTTCGGCCTCTTCCACAACACCGGCCGGCGCTCCGGCCGGGCGGGCGAACTCATCGCGGACATGTTCTTCGTCCATCCCGCCCACCGGGGCGGCCTGGTCACCGGAAGGCTGTTCACCGAGGCCGTCGAGTGGATGATGCGCACCGGCTGCCTGGTGCTGCGGCTGACCGTCAACCCGGCCAACACCGTGGCCTTCCGGCTCTACCGGCGCGTCGGCTGCGTGTCGGTGGGCCGGGCGGTCCCCGGTGAGGACGGCAACGTGGAGCTGCACAACTACATCCCGCTCGTCGTACGCGGCGTCCTCGCCGACCTGGGCGAGCGGGCCATGGCGGCCCTCGGCAGCCTGACCAGCTTCGCCTCCGTCACGGAGTCCCGCGACGACGAGCTGCGCTCGGACGTGCGGGTGGTGGACGGGGTGCGCACCGTCGACTACAGCCTGGCGCTCGGCGAGTTCCGGATCGACGCGTCCGTGGACGTGGACCGGGGCGCCGTGCGCGAGGCCCGCCTCATCGAGGCCGACGGCACGGAGCGGGCGCTGCGCATCACCCGGCCCCCGTACGAGGTGAGGGCCCCGCGCGGGGTGGCGCCGTACCGGTTCACCGAGTCCGGCCTCACCTGCGAGGTCGACGGGGAGGACGGCACGCTGAGCGTCCTCGTGGCCGGGCACCGCGGCCCGGTACTCGTCTCCACCTGGCCGAGCTGCCGGGCCGACCGCCCGGCCGGCTGGCGCGAGGGCGAGCCCCGCGACCTCACCCTGGAGCCCGTCGAGGGCGGGGTACGGGTCACCGAGCGGGACGGCGACGCCACGGTCACCGGCACCTTCACCCTGGACGGCACCGGTCTGCTCCAGGAGTTCACCCGCACCGGCTCCGCGAGCGGCCGGATCTTCCAGACCGTGGGCCTGCGCCAGGGCGTCTTCACCGACGCGGAAGGGCAGACCCACCCGATCGGGCTGGGCCAGGGGGTGCGCGACGCCTCCGAGATCGTCGCCGCCTCCCGGACCGTCCCCGAAGGCGCGGAGCTGACCTGGCAAGGGCGGGACGTACGCGTCTCGCTGCCGGTGGACGGGCCCCTGCGGCTGGTCCACAGCACGCTCCTGGAGCGCCGCCCGGAACCCGGCGCGGACGGCGTGGCCCGGATGCGCACCGTCATCCGCCCGAGCGGCGCGGACACCACGCGCCGCCTGGAGACGCACGCCGCCGCGGGAGGCGTCACCGTCTGGCGGGAGGGCACCACCAAGGTGCTGCGCAGCCCCTACCCCCGCACCCGTTCCTACGCCTACAACCCCCACTGGTCCGCGGGCCTGTGGGTGACCCAGGAGAACAGCCGCCACGACCGGGCCTCGGGGCTCGGCTGGGGGGTGCCATGCGGCACCTGGGAGGAGAAGCACCCGCTCGGCCTCCACGCCCCGGAATCCGGCCTCGACTGGGAGATCGCTGCCGCCGGCGACGGGCTCCGCGTCGACGTCCGGGCGAGCGGGACGGACCCGAGCGGGACGGACCGCGAGACCGTCGTCTGGCTCACCCCGCAGACGCCCCTCAAGACGGCCGTCGTCCTCGACTCGGACGGCGCGCGCTGGGAGCTGAACTCCGGTGACTTCCGCCAGGTGTGGGCCCGCAGGGCATCCGTCCGGCTCTCCGACGGGCGGTGGCTGCACTGCGCTCCCGCCGCCGGCCCGCACGACGAACTCGTCCTGCGCGCCTCGCCGTCGGGCCTGCTCGTCGGCGGAGTGTCCGCCGCACGGGAGAGCTCCTGGCTGCTCTCCGTACACGACATACCCCTTTCCTTCTGA
- the fabZ gene encoding 3-hydroxyacyl-ACP dehydratase FabZ, with product MSPATTLLEAQAPAPARKALSYSSDDIKRMLPHRWPMLMIDRAYDVVPGVSGRGVKSVSVNEPFFAGHYPDHSIMPGVMIVESMAQLVAVVYVAEILESAEGTGGDDASQSVGYLGSISTMKFSRLVVPGDQLTLEAKLGQRLGGLRQVKVRATVGTELAAAGTLVVTTGRKG from the coding sequence GTGAGCCCCGCGACCACACTCCTCGAAGCGCAGGCCCCCGCGCCCGCGCGCAAGGCCCTGAGCTACTCGTCCGACGACATCAAGCGGATGCTGCCGCACCGCTGGCCGATGCTGATGATCGACCGGGCCTACGACGTCGTCCCGGGCGTCTCGGGCCGAGGCGTCAAGAGCGTCTCCGTCAACGAGCCGTTCTTCGCCGGGCACTACCCGGACCACTCGATCATGCCGGGCGTGATGATCGTCGAGTCGATGGCCCAGCTCGTCGCCGTCGTCTACGTCGCGGAGATCCTCGAAAGCGCCGAGGGCACCGGAGGTGACGACGCCTCGCAGAGCGTCGGCTACCTCGGCTCCATCAGCACCATGAAGTTCTCCCGGCTCGTCGTCCCCGGGGACCAGCTCACGCTGGAGGCCAAGCTCGGGCAGCGCCTCGGCGGCCTGCGCCAGGTGAAGGTGCGGGCGACCGTCGGAACCGAGCTCGCCGCCGCCGGGACGCTCGTCGTCACCACCGGCCGCAAGGGCTGA
- a CDS encoding acyl carrier protein, translating to MSTATFEDIRTQAEARLGKNMKVKSMIIDRLGLEVEPAFVSDNQPLFGRGLEMDSLDTLEIVVMVNNEFDVLISDDDFEAFGSINALVDFIEDRETAA from the coding sequence ATGTCCACCGCCACCTTCGAGGACATCCGCACCCAGGCCGAGGCCCGTCTCGGCAAGAACATGAAGGTCAAGTCGATGATCATCGACCGGCTCGGTCTCGAGGTCGAGCCGGCCTTCGTCTCCGACAACCAGCCGCTGTTCGGCCGGGGCCTGGAGATGGACTCGCTGGACACGCTGGAGATCGTCGTCATGGTCAACAACGAGTTCGACGTGCTGATCAGCGACGACGACTTCGAGGCCTTCGGCTCCATCAACGCCCTGGTCGACTTCATCGAGGACCGGGAGACCGCCGCGTGA
- the fabG gene encoding 3-oxoacyl-ACP reductase FabG: protein MSFLFPEGTRALVTGASRGIGAATALALAEHGCDVVLNYHSSAAKAETVAEQIRALGRQALLVQADVGDEAQVTAMFKRIRTEWGPVQVAVLNSGVTADGHFAAMSSAKWQEVIGTNLTGTFLTAREATKQMYASGGSLVLIASTSGIAGRAGQANYAASKGGVISLAKSLSYEVAPRGIRVNVVAPGFIDTDMVKKVPPAHLKEALQVIPLGRTGTPAEVAQAAVFMASSAASYITGKVLTVDGGMIPN from the coding sequence ATGAGCTTCCTCTTCCCCGAGGGCACCCGTGCCCTGGTCACCGGCGCCTCGCGCGGCATCGGCGCGGCCACCGCGCTGGCGCTCGCGGAGCACGGCTGCGACGTCGTCCTCAACTACCACTCCAGCGCCGCCAAGGCGGAGACGGTCGCCGAGCAGATCCGTGCCCTGGGCCGCCAGGCCCTCCTCGTCCAGGCCGATGTCGGTGACGAGGCTCAGGTCACCGCGATGTTCAAGCGGATCCGCACCGAGTGGGGGCCGGTCCAGGTCGCCGTCCTCAACTCCGGTGTGACCGCGGACGGCCACTTCGCGGCCATGAGCAGCGCGAAGTGGCAGGAAGTCATCGGTACCAACCTCACCGGCACCTTCCTCACCGCCCGCGAGGCCACCAAGCAGATGTACGCGAGTGGCGGCTCCCTCGTCCTGATCGCCTCCACCAGCGGAATCGCCGGCCGGGCCGGCCAGGCCAACTACGCCGCCAGCAAGGGCGGGGTGATCTCCCTGGCCAAGAGCCTCTCGTACGAGGTGGCGCCGCGCGGCATCCGCGTCAACGTCGTCGCCCCGGGGTTCATCGACACCGACATGGTCAAGAAGGTCCCCCCGGCGCACCTGAAGGAGGCCCTCCAGGTGATTCCGCTCGGCCGCACCGGCACCCCTGCCGAGGTCGCCCAGGCCGCTGTCTTCATGGCCTCGTCCGCCGCTTCGTACATCACCGGAAAGGTGCTGACCGTCGACGGCGGAATGATCCCCAACTGA